The following are encoded together in the Mycolicibacterium arabiense genome:
- a CDS encoding polyprenol monophosphomannose synthase — MNQHEVDGDRPSQRTLVIVPTYNERDNLPLIAGRLHAARPDVHLLVVDDGSPDGTGELANELALADPDRVHVLHRTSKDGLGAAYLAGFAWGLGRGYTVLVEMDADGSHAPEELYRLLDAVDAGADLAIGSRYVEGGEVRNWPRHRKVLSRTANGYSRISLGVDVNDITAGFRAYRRAVLEKIDLAAVDSKGYCFQVDLTWRTISAGFVVAEVPITFIERELGKSKMSGSNIREAIVRIAQWGIRGRLDRARGVVR, encoded by the coding sequence ATGAACCAGCACGAGGTCGACGGGGATCGACCGAGCCAGCGCACCCTGGTCATCGTCCCGACCTACAACGAGCGCGACAATCTGCCGCTCATCGCGGGCCGCCTGCACGCCGCGCGACCCGACGTCCACCTGCTCGTCGTCGACGACGGCAGCCCCGATGGCACCGGTGAACTCGCCAACGAACTGGCCCTGGCCGACCCCGACCGGGTGCACGTCCTGCACCGCACCAGCAAGGACGGGCTCGGCGCCGCCTACCTCGCGGGCTTCGCCTGGGGACTGGGCCGTGGTTACACCGTGCTGGTCGAGATGGACGCCGACGGCTCGCACGCGCCGGAGGAGCTGTACCGACTCCTCGACGCGGTCGACGCCGGAGCCGACCTGGCAATCGGTTCGCGCTACGTCGAGGGCGGCGAGGTCCGCAACTGGCCGCGACATCGAAAGGTGTTGTCGCGCACTGCGAACGGCTACTCGCGCATATCGCTGGGGGTCGACGTCAACGACATCACCGCCGGCTTCCGTGCCTACCGGCGCGCCGTGCTCGAGAAGATCGACCTCGCGGCCGTCGACTCCAAGGGCTACTGCTTCCAGGTGGATCTGACCTGGCGCACGATCAGCGCGGGATTCGTCGTCGCCGAGGTCCCCATCACGTTCATCGAACGCGAGCTGGGCAAGTCGAAGATGAGCGGTTCCAACATCCGCGAGGCGATCGTCAGGATCGCCCAGTGGGGCATCCGCGGGCGCTTGGACCGCGCCCGCGGCGTCGTCAGGTAG
- a CDS encoding RNA polymerase-binding protein RbpA, translating into MADRVLRGSRLGAVSYETDRNHDLAPRQVARYRTDNGEEFEVPFADDAEIPGTWPCRNGMEGTLIDGEAPEQKKVKPPRTHWDMLLERRSIEELDELLKERLDLIKTRRRGSSSSS; encoded by the coding sequence ATGGCTGATCGTGTCTTGAGGGGTAGCCGACTCGGAGCCGTGAGCTACGAGACGGACCGCAACCACGACCTGGCACCGCGTCAGGTCGCTCGATACCGCACCGACAACGGCGAGGAATTCGAAGTTCCCTTCGCCGACGACGCGGAGATCCCCGGAACCTGGCCGTGCCGCAACGGCATGGAGGGCACCCTCATCGATGGTGAGGCTCCCGAGCAGAAGAAGGTCAAGCCGCCGCGCACGCACTGGGACATGCTGCTCGAGCGCCGCTCGATCGAGGAACTCGACGAACTGCTCAAGGAGCGGCTCGACCTGATCAAGACCCGTCGCCGCGGCAGCAGTAGCAGCAGCTGA